In Phocoena phocoena chromosome 8, mPhoPho1.1, whole genome shotgun sequence, the following are encoded in one genomic region:
- the FEN1 gene encoding flap endonuclease 1, with protein MGIQGLAKLIADVAPSAIRENDIKSYFGRKVAIDASMSIYQFLIAVRQGGDVLQNEEGETTSHLMGMFYRTIRMMENGIKPVYVFDGKPPQLKSGELAKRSERRAEAEKQLQQAQAAGAEGEVEKFTKRLVKVTKQHNDECKHLLSLMGIPYLDAPSEAEASCAALVKAGRVYAAATEDMDCLTFGSPVLMRHLTASEAKKLPIQEFHLSRILQELGLNQEQFVDLCILLGSDYCETIRGIGPKRAVDLIQKHKSIEEILRRLDPNKYPVPENWLHKEAQQLFLEPEVLDPESVELKWSEPNEEELVKFMCGEKQFSEERIRSGVRRLSKSRQGSTQGRLDDFFKVTGSLSSAKRKEPEPKGSAKKKAKTGAAGKFKRGK; from the coding sequence ATGGGAATTCAAGGACTGGCCAAACTGATTGCCGACGTGGCCCCCAGTGCCATCCGGGAGAATGACATCAAGAGCTACTTTGGCCGCAAGGTGGCTATCGATGCCTCCATGAGCATTTATCAGTTCCTAATAGCTGTTCGCCAAGGGGGGGATGTGCTGCAGAATGAGGAGGGTGAGACCACCAGCCACCTGATGGGCATGTTCTATCGCACAATCCGGATGATGGAGAACGGCATCAAGCCCGTGTACGTCTTTGACGGCAAGCCGCCACAGCTCAAGTCCGGGGAGCTGGCCAAACGCAGCGAGCGGCGGGCTGAGGCGGAGAAGCAGCTGCAGCAGGCCCAGGCTGCTGGGGCCGAAGGGGAGGTGGAGAAGTTTACGAAGCGGCTGGTGAAGGTCACCAAGCAACACAACGATGAGTGCAAGCATCTCCTGAGCCTCATGGGCATCCCATACCTCGATGCGCCCAGCGAGGCTGAGGCCAGCTGCGCCGCCCTGGTGAAGGCCGGCAGAGTCTATGCCGCGGCCACCGAGGACATGGATTGCCTGACCTTTGGCAGCCCCGTGCTCATGCGGCACCTGACTGCTAGCGAGGCCAAGAAGCTGCCCATCCAGGAGTTCCACCTGAGCCGGATTCTGCAGGAGCTGGGCCTGAACCAGGAGCAGTTTGTGGATCTGTGCATCCTGCTGGGCAGTGACTACTGTGAGACCATTCGGGGCATTGGGCCCAAGCGGGCCGTGGACCTCATCCAGAAGCACAAGAGCATCGAGGAGATCCTGCGTCGGCTCGACCCCAACAAGTACCCTGTGCCGGAGAACTGGCTCCACAAGGAGGCCCAGCAGCTCTTCCTGGAGCCTGAGGTGCTGGACCCGGAGTCTGTGGAGCTGAAGTGGAGCGAGCCGAATGAAGAAGAGCTCGTCAAGTTCATGTGTGGTGAAAAGCAGTTCTCCGAGGAGCGAATCCGCAGCGGGGTCAGGAGGCTGAGCAAGAGCCGCCAGGGCAGCACCCAGGGCCGCCTGGATGATTTCTTCAAGGTGACCGGCTCCCTCTCTTCAGCTAAGCGCAAGGAGCCAGAACCCAAGGGGTCCGCTAAGAAGAAGGCCAAGACTGGGGCAGCAGGGAAGttcaaaaggggaaaataa
- the TMEM258 gene encoding transmembrane protein 258: MELEAMSRYTSPVNPAVFPHLTVVLLAIGMFFTAWFFVYEVTSTKYTRDIYKELLISLVASLFMGFGVLFLLLWVGIYV; this comes from the exons ATG GAGCTTGAGGCCATGAGCAGATACACCAGTCCAGTGAACCCGGCTGTCTTTCCGCATCTGACCGTGGTGCTGTTGGCCATTGGCATGTTCTTCACCGCCTGGTTCTTCGT TTATGAGGTCACCTCCACCAAATACACTCGGGATATCTACAAAGAGCTCCTCATCTCTTTGGTGGCCTCACTCTTCATGGGCTTTGGAGTGCTCTTCCTGCTGCTCTGGGTCGGCATCTACGTGTGA